The DNA segment TCCCTGGGAATAGTCTCATTCGGCAGGGTGATTCGTAATCTATACGCATGAAGCATAAGGGTGTCGTCACGGTTTTTTGCTCCGTAGAGAGTATCACCCACCACACTGGCACCGAGGAAGGCACTATGAACCCGGATTTGGTGAGTCCTTCCGGTTTCAATTTTAATCTGAGCCAACAAGGAGGTAGGGCTCCCTCCTCGTATCCGAAAATGAGTAACAGCCAAACGTCCGGTAGAGGCTTCTGAATCGCTTTCAACAACGGCAAAGCGTTTCCGATTTAACGGATCTCTCCCTATCCGGTTCCTCACGGAATACCATTCGGTTTCTGGCATTGTTAGGAGAGGACTCTTTGGATCCCGGGGTTTATGCAAAATCGCAAGATACAGCTTTTCTACCCGACGATTTTTGAACTGATCGCTGAGCATTGCATGGGTATAGGAATCCTTGGCGACAATTATCACCCCCGAGGTATCCTTATCAAGTCGATGGACGATTCCTGGACGCAAGGGATCACTCTCTTGACTCACCTTATGGTGATAGAGCAGCCCCTGGACCAGGGTATGAGGGTGATGCCCGGCCCCGGGGTGTACAACCAGCCCCTGGGGTTTATTTAATACAATCACCTTGTCATCCTCATAAAGGACCTGGATATCAATGTCCTGAGGCTCTAGGTTCGGCGGGTTTAGTTCAACTAATTCCGCCTCAATCAAATCACCCAGTCTCAGCTGATGGGATAGTTTTACAGATTTTTTATTAACCCTCACAGCCTTGCAACGTTGCTTAATTTGACTTCGAGTCAATCCCTGTTCCACCATGGACAGCACAGCATCAACCCGGAGCCCCTCATGCAGAGGGTTTTCCACAATGAAGGTAATAATGTCAGTCTTCATTATTCGAAACACCCTTCGCCGCTTGATGATCGATGATTCCATCAATTATCGCCACCACTATGGACAACGCAGCACTGCTTACAAGTATCCCAAGGTTTTCTTCGGTGGTATTGCTGGGCTTATCCGGTGGTGAAAAGATAAAGGGGGCGTATCTTGGTGCCACATCTCGCCCTTCAATAGTAAACACCAGGTATCTTCCAATGTCGTAGGTGAACTGGGTTACTAAAAATGCGAAGGGGAAAAACCCGATGGCGATAACCTCTCCCCTGCGGAGAACCTGGGCCCATTGGGGAAATTCATCCCCCGTATCCTTTTTACTGTCGTCCCCCTCGGCTTCCCGGGCGGCTTGCTGCAGATAGTCTAACTGATAGGTAGGAGAAATTGGTGTTCCAGGAGGACCAGTGTATTCTTCCGTCCATGCAGTCCCCGAACCCAACACCAAAAACATGAGAATGATGCAGATACGACGAATCCATACCCGAGCATCATGCATAATTTCGTTTTCCAAAAATATGGGTACCGATACGGATCATTGTTGATCCTTCCTGAATTGCAATGGGAAAGTCGCTACTCATCCCCATGCTCAAGGTGTCAAAATGCGGATACCGATTTTGCCCCTTGATCTCTTCGAAGATCGTTCGCAGATGCCTAAAGCACCGGCGAATTCTCGATTCATCATCAGTTAATGGACCTATGGTCATCAATCCCCGGGGATTTACTAAACGCTGGTAATCCGGGGTTCTATCGATGAGATCGAGAATATCATATAATCCCTCTATGGATTCTATGCCGGATTTTTGGGTCTCGCCGGATGTGTTCACCTCGAAAAGGAGATTAACAGGCTGTACAGAATCGGTATTTGCCTGTTGCTTCAAGACCTCATTTAGAAGTCGTTGGCTATCAATCGAGTCCAGCCAAGAACACCGCGGAAGAATCTTTTTGACTTTATTCCGTTGGATGTGACCGATGAAGTGTAATTCCAAATCATCCGGACGTTCCGGAAACTTTTCGATGGTTTCTTGAGCTCGATTTTCACCAAAACAACGGATGCCATGGGTTTGGAGCGTCTGAATATCCGAAAGAGGATAGGTTTTACTCACACACATTATGGAGACACTCCTTGCTGATCGTCCTACCTTTTGACATTCCTGGTTAACTTTTTCAGTTATTTCTTTATAATTTTGTACTAGTTCTTCTTCCCGAGTCATGACTCTACTCTACCAACTCTACCGGGTTCTGTGAATATAGATTGACTTTGATGCAAGATATCTTTACTGTGATGCTAAATTTTGGAGAACTTTTCTACAACGGGGAAGAAAAGGTGGTAAAACGTTATGAGTAATACAACATGGTCTGATAGACAGGTTTCTACCTGGAAAACTAAGGTAGGTCTCGCAGAAATGCTTAAGGGCGGCGTTATCATGGACGTTGTCGATGTGGAGCAGGCGAAGATCGCGGAAGCAGCGGGAGCCCAAGCTGTCATGGCTCTTGAACGAGTTCCAGCAGATATCCGCGCACACGGCGGGGTTGCCCGGATGAGCGATCCGGACATGATTGAGAATATCAAAAAAGCTGTTTCCATTCCTGTAATGGCAAAATGTAGAATTGGTCATTTCGCAGAGGCTCAGATCCTCCAGGCCCTGGGAATTGATTTTATAGATGAGAGTGAGGTTCTCACCCCGGCAGATGATATATATCATGTTTGGAAGCATGACTTTAAGGCGCCGTTTGTCTGCGGCTGCCGGAACCTCGGAGAGGCACTGCGAAGGATCGGTGAAGGTGCTGCCATGATTCGTACCAAGGGTGAAGCGGGTACGGGTGATGTTGTCGAGGCAGTTAGGCATATGCGCACCCTCATGGATGACATCCGCAGAATCCAAGCTCTTGGCAAAGAACAGCTCATGACTGAAGCGAAAAATATGGGAGCTCCGTTTGAACTGGTGCTTGAGGTTGCGTCGAAGGGAAAACTTCCCGTTCCAAATTTCTCTGCAGGAGGAGTAGCAACCCCAGCTGATGCAGCGCTCATGATGCAGTTAGGTGCGGAAGCGGTTTTTGTCGGTTCCGGGATTTTTAAATCCGGAGATCCTCAAAAACGGGCACGGGCTATTGTGGATGCCGTCTCCTATTTTGATAACCCGGAAAAACTCCTGGAGATAAGCAGAAATCTCGGTGAAGCCATGGTAGGGATTAATGTTAGTTCCATGGGCGAAACCGAACGTCTTGCCGGACGCGGATGGTAGATTTTACAATCTCATCTCAAGCCGGGCTGATGCCCGGCTTTATTTTTATATGAGGTAGAAGAAGATGAAGACAATCGGAGTTTTAGCATTGCAGGGTGGATTTGCCAAACACTTACAAATGGTCAGCTCATTGGGAGTTACCGCCGTTCCTGTTCGCTCGGAAGAAGAACTAGGCACCCTTGATGGGATTATACTCCCCGGGGGGGAAAGCACCACCATTGGAATGCTTTTGGAAAGGCGAGGGTTATTAGCTCCATTGAAGGAGAAAATTGCAGGGGGAATGCCTGTATTCGGTACTTGTGCAGGAATGATTTTGCTTGCGGAGACTATCGAACACCATCACCAGAGTCATATAGGATTGATGGATATAACCGTAGAACGCAACGCCTATGGCAGCCAGGTTGAGAGTTTCGAAGCGGACTTGGAGGTTGATCTCTACGGTGTATCCCATAATCTACGAGGTATTTTTATTCGAGCCCCAAGAATTGTACGGGCTGGTATAAATGTAGAGGTTCTTTCTCGCTTCTCCCATGCACCCGTATTGATTCGGCAAAAAAATATGCTAGCTGCATCGTTCCACCCAGAGTTAGGATCCGATCCGATCCTCCATGAATTTTTTATTTCCCATGTACTATAGAGAACTTCCCCACTAGTCTTTGTGAATTTTTACTATATCGTTCCATTCTCGCCGTATTCCAGCTCCGGATTTCTTTTTTTTACACACCCTACCCTAGATTGATCCTGATTACTTAGAATATCTGCATTTATTCACCCAAACTTTTAAAAATCTCATAATAATTATGGTTTTTACTACGGTGTTTGAAGGCTTTTTTCTGTTTCTATAATTTTTTATCCTTATAATACTATATTTTTACATAATACTTGACATCC comes from the Spirochaeta lutea genome and includes:
- the pdxT gene encoding pyridoxal 5'-phosphate synthase glutaminase subunit PdxT; this translates as MKTIGVLALQGGFAKHLQMVSSLGVTAVPVRSEEELGTLDGIILPGGESTTIGMLLERRGLLAPLKEKIAGGMPVFGTCAGMILLAETIEHHHQSHIGLMDITVERNAYGSQVESFEADLEVDLYGVSHNLRGIFIRAPRIVRAGINVEVLSRFSHAPVLIRQKNMLAASFHPELGSDPILHEFFISHVL
- the pdxS gene encoding pyridoxal 5'-phosphate synthase lyase subunit PdxS, encoding MSNTTWSDRQVSTWKTKVGLAEMLKGGVIMDVVDVEQAKIAEAAGAQAVMALERVPADIRAHGGVARMSDPDMIENIKKAVSIPVMAKCRIGHFAEAQILQALGIDFIDESEVLTPADDIYHVWKHDFKAPFVCGCRNLGEALRRIGEGAAMIRTKGEAGTGDVVEAVRHMRTLMDDIRRIQALGKEQLMTEAKNMGAPFELVLEVASKGKLPVPNFSAGGVATPADAALMMQLGAEAVFVGSGIFKSGDPQKRARAIVDAVSYFDNPEKLLEISRNLGEAMVGINVSSMGETERLAGRGW
- a CDS encoding YggS family pyridoxal phosphate-dependent enzyme; this encodes MTREEELVQNYKEITEKVNQECQKVGRSARSVSIMCVSKTYPLSDIQTLQTHGIRCFGENRAQETIEKFPERPDDLELHFIGHIQRNKVKKILPRCSWLDSIDSQRLLNEVLKQQANTDSVQPVNLLFEVNTSGETQKSGIESIEGLYDILDLIDRTPDYQRLVNPRGLMTIGPLTDDESRIRRCFRHLRTIFEEIKGQNRYPHFDTLSMGMSSDFPIAIQEGSTMIRIGTHIFGKRNYA
- a CDS encoding RluA family pseudouridine synthase; this encodes MKTDIITFIVENPLHEGLRVDAVLSMVEQGLTRSQIKQRCKAVRVNKKSVKLSHQLRLGDLIEAELVELNPPNLEPQDIDIQVLYEDDKVIVLNKPQGLVVHPGAGHHPHTLVQGLLYHHKVSQESDPLRPGIVHRLDKDTSGVIIVAKDSYTHAMLSDQFKNRRVEKLYLAILHKPRDPKSPLLTMPETEWYSVRNRIGRDPLNRKRFAVVESDSEASTGRLAVTHFRIRGGSPTSLLAQIKIETGRTHQIRVHSAFLGASVVGDTLYGAKNRDDTLMLHAYRLRITLPNETIPREFEAPIPDRFIRYMEGW